One genomic region from Sulfuriflexus mobilis encodes:
- a CDS encoding MFS transporter yields the protein MQRSTGMSPTERRAALSLASIMATRMLGLFMILPVFALHAQDLPDATPLLIGLAIGAYGLTQALLQIPFGMASDHFGRKRVITIGLLLFAAGSVVAAMSDTLTGIIMGRALQGCGAVAAAVMALTADLTREEQRTKAMAVIGMSIGSAFALALVAGPLLNEMIGVKGIFWLTAVLALGGIAVLWLRVPQPEQCSMHRDAELLPGQAGIVLHDKQLLRLDAGILILHTILTATFVVLPLVLRDELGIAAAHHSWVYLPILLLSAVAMVPFIIVAERKRRMKPIFVGAVSVLGLSLLALSQWYTNMSAFVVILWLFFTAFNFLEASLPSLVSKTAPAEKKGTAMGIYSSSQFFGAFLGGGVGGWAYGEFGVSGVFIFCAAMVGLWWLLAVSMQAPRYLSNLVRHLAEDERRSAEVLAGDLRAIGGVREAVVVPEERAVYLKVDSQRLDQAALDTCLAGE from the coding sequence ATGCAGCGATCTACAGGTATGAGCCCCACCGAGCGACGCGCGGCATTGTCGTTGGCCTCGATCATGGCGACCCGTATGTTGGGTCTGTTTATGATCCTGCCCGTTTTTGCCCTTCATGCCCAGGACCTGCCGGATGCCACACCGCTCCTGATAGGCCTGGCCATTGGTGCCTATGGCCTGACCCAGGCCCTGTTGCAGATCCCCTTTGGTATGGCCTCCGATCACTTTGGCCGTAAGCGAGTAATCACTATCGGCCTGTTATTGTTCGCCGCGGGTAGTGTGGTGGCGGCCATGTCAGACACGCTGACCGGCATCATTATGGGCCGCGCCCTGCAGGGTTGCGGGGCCGTGGCCGCCGCGGTGATGGCCCTGACCGCCGACCTGACCCGTGAGGAACAGCGTACCAAGGCCATGGCCGTGATCGGCATGAGCATTGGCTCGGCCTTTGCCCTGGCGCTGGTGGCCGGGCCACTGCTGAATGAAATGATTGGCGTAAAGGGCATTTTTTGGCTGACTGCCGTGCTGGCCCTGGGCGGCATTGCAGTGCTCTGGTTACGCGTGCCCCAGCCAGAACAGTGTTCCATGCACCGTGATGCGGAATTATTGCCCGGACAGGCCGGCATCGTGCTGCATGACAAGCAGTTGTTGCGACTCGATGCCGGGATCCTGATCCTGCATACGATCCTCACCGCCACCTTTGTGGTGCTGCCGCTGGTACTGCGCGACGAACTGGGCATCGCCGCCGCGCATCACAGCTGGGTGTACCTGCCCATTTTGCTGCTCTCGGCAGTGGCCATGGTGCCGTTTATCATCGTCGCCGAGCGCAAACGACGCATGAAGCCGATCTTTGTCGGTGCTGTGAGTGTGCTGGGCCTGAGCCTGCTGGCCCTGTCGCAGTGGTATACAAATATGTCGGCCTTTGTAGTCATTCTATGGCTGTTCTTCACCGCTTTTAACTTCCTCGAGGCCAGTCTGCCCTCACTGGTCAGTAAGACGGCGCCGGCCGAGAAGAAGGGCACGGCGATGGGCATCTACTCCAGTTCGCAGTTTTTTGGCGCCTTCCTCGGCGGTGGGGTCGGCGGCTGGGCCTACGGCGAGTTTGGGGTCAGTGGGGTGTTTATCTTCTGTGCGGCCATGGTCGGCCTGTGGTGGTTGCTGGCGGTGAGCATGCAGGCACCGCGTTACCTCTCCAATCTGGTGCGACATCTCGCCGAGGACGAACGGCGTTCAGCCGAGGTGCTTGCCGGGGACTTGCGCGCCATTGGCGGGGTCAGGGAGGCTGTGGTCGTGCCTGAAGAACGCGCTGTTTATCTCAAGGTCGATAGCCAACGGCTTGACCAGGCAGCGCTGGACACCTGTCTGGCCGGGGAATAA
- the uvrA gene encoding excinuclease ABC subunit UvrA: MDTIHIRGARTHNLKNIDIDLPRDKLIVITGLSGSGKSSLAFDTIYAEGQRRYVESLSAYARQFLSIMEKPDVDHIEGLSPAISIEQKSTSHNPRSTVGTVTEIYDYLRLLFARVGEPRCPEHDIGLDAQTISQMVDHTLALEEGTKLMLLAPVVSNRKGEHVQLLQEMHSQGFIRARIDGEVCELDKPPALDLRRKHTIEIVVDRFKVRDDLQQRLAESFETAIHLTDGLARIAWMEGGHDDIDFSAKFACPECGYSISELEPRIFSFNNPAGACPECDGIGVQQYFDPERVVLHPELSLAGGAVRGWDRRNAYYFQLLQGLSAHYGFDIEQPFNKLPETVQNVILQGSGEEEISFTYFNDKGRGTKREHSFEGIIPNMKRRYRETESNVVREELAKYISHQSCSSCHGTRLTTAARHVFIDNNTLPEITALPVGRARDFFSTLQLPGRRGEIAGKILKEINERLTFLVNVGLDYLSLQRSAETLSGGEMQRIRLASQIGAGLVGVMYVLDEPSIGLHQRDNQRLLDTLFYLRDLGNTVIVVEHDEDAIRCADHVVDIGPGAGVHGGRIVAEGRVEAIMANPDSLTGQFLSGVESIVIPAQRTPVDTTRLIGIRGATGNNLKDVDVDIPVGLMTCVTGVSGSGKSTLVNDTLYRAAHLAINRSGDDPAPHGTIEGLEHFDKVVNIDQSPIGRTPRSNPATYTGLFTPIRELFAQTPEARSRGYTPGRFSFNVKGGRCEACQGDGVIKVEMHFLPDIYVPCDVCKSQRYNRETLDIRYKGKNIHEVLDMTVEAALTFFSNVPVVARKLQTLLDVGLTYIRLGQNATTLSGGEAQRVKLSRELSKRDTGRTLYILDEPTTGLHFHDIRQLLAVLHRLRDHGNTVVIIEHNLDVIKTADWLLDLGPEGGDKGGEILITGTPETVAAHQPSYTGQYLSPLLKKP; this comes from the coding sequence ATGGATACGATACACATTCGCGGTGCCCGCACCCACAACCTGAAAAACATCGATATTGACCTGCCCCGTGACAAACTTATTGTCATTACCGGCCTATCCGGTTCAGGCAAGTCCTCACTCGCCTTTGACACCATATATGCTGAGGGCCAGCGCCGCTACGTCGAATCGCTGTCGGCCTATGCCCGCCAGTTCCTGTCGATCATGGAAAAACCCGATGTCGACCACATCGAGGGGCTGTCGCCGGCGATCTCGATCGAGCAGAAATCGACCTCGCACAATCCGCGCTCGACGGTCGGTACGGTCACCGAGATCTACGACTACCTGCGTCTGTTGTTCGCCCGTGTCGGTGAGCCCCGTTGCCCCGAGCATGACATCGGCCTTGATGCGCAAACCATCAGCCAGATGGTCGACCACACCCTGGCGCTCGAGGAAGGTACCAAGCTCATGCTACTCGCCCCCGTGGTGTCGAACCGCAAGGGTGAACACGTGCAGTTACTGCAGGAGATGCACAGCCAGGGTTTTATCCGCGCCCGCATTGATGGCGAGGTTTGTGAACTCGACAAACCACCGGCACTCGACCTGCGCCGCAAACACACCATCGAGATCGTTGTCGACCGCTTCAAGGTCCGTGATGACCTGCAACAACGCCTCGCCGAATCCTTCGAGACCGCCATTCACCTGACCGACGGCCTCGCCCGCATCGCCTGGATGGAGGGCGGCCACGACGACATCGACTTCTCGGCCAAGTTTGCCTGCCCGGAGTGCGGCTACAGTATCAGTGAGCTCGAACCTCGCATCTTCTCCTTCAACAACCCGGCCGGTGCCTGCCCGGAGTGTGACGGCATCGGCGTACAGCAGTATTTCGACCCCGAGCGCGTGGTCCTGCACCCCGAGTTGAGCCTGGCCGGGGGTGCCGTGCGCGGCTGGGACCGCCGCAATGCCTATTACTTCCAGTTATTACAGGGCCTGTCAGCGCACTATGGCTTCGATATCGAGCAGCCCTTTAACAAACTACCCGAGACGGTCCAGAATGTGATCCTGCAAGGCAGTGGCGAAGAGGAAATCAGCTTTACCTATTTCAACGACAAGGGCCGGGGCACAAAACGCGAACACAGTTTCGAGGGCATCATCCCGAACATGAAACGCCGCTACCGCGAGACCGAATCCAATGTCGTCCGCGAGGAACTGGCGAAATACATCAGCCACCAATCCTGCAGCAGTTGCCATGGCACCCGCCTGACCACGGCGGCACGGCATGTGTTTATCGACAATAACACCCTGCCCGAGATCACCGCCCTGCCGGTGGGCCGGGCGCGGGACTTCTTCTCGACGCTGCAACTGCCGGGGCGACGCGGCGAGATCGCGGGCAAGATCCTCAAGGAGATCAACGAGCGCCTGACCTTTCTCGTCAACGTCGGCCTCGATTACCTGAGCCTGCAACGCAGTGCCGAGACCCTCTCCGGCGGCGAGATGCAACGTATCCGTCTCGCCAGCCAGATTGGTGCCGGCCTGGTCGGGGTCATGTACGTGCTCGATGAGCCCTCCATCGGTCTGCACCAGCGCGACAACCAGCGTTTATTAGATACCCTGTTCTACCTGCGTGACCTCGGCAACACCGTCATCGTCGTTGAGCACGACGAGGATGCCATTCGTTGTGCCGATCACGTCGTCGATATCGGTCCCGGTGCCGGCGTGCACGGTGGCCGGATTGTTGCCGAGGGCCGGGTGGAGGCGATCATGGCCAACCCCGATTCACTGACCGGTCAATTCCTCTCCGGTGTCGAGTCGATTGTCATACCGGCACAGCGCACACCGGTCGATACGACGCGCCTGATCGGCATCCGCGGGGCCACGGGCAATAACCTCAAGGATGTCGATGTCGATATCCCGGTGGGTCTGATGACCTGTGTCACCGGTGTCTCCGGCTCGGGCAAGTCGACACTGGTCAACGACACCCTCTATCGCGCCGCCCACCTGGCGATTAACCGCAGCGGTGATGACCCGGCCCCGCACGGCACCATCGAGGGGCTGGAGCATTTTGACAAGGTCGTCAATATTGACCAAAGCCCGATCGGCCGCACCCCACGTTCCAACCCGGCCACCTACACCGGCCTGTTCACGCCGATCCGTGAGCTGTTTGCGCAGACCCCCGAGGCCCGCTCACGCGGTTACACGCCGGGGCGCTTCAGTTTTAACGTCAAGGGTGGGCGCTGCGAGGCCTGCCAGGGTGATGGCGTGATCAAGGTCGAGATGCACTTCCTGCCGGATATTTATGTACCCTGCGATGTCTGCAAGAGCCAGCGCTACAACCGCGAGACGCTCGATATCCGCTACAAGGGCAAAAATATCCACGAGGTCCTCGACATGACCGTCGAGGCGGCGCTGACCTTTTTCAGTAACGTGCCGGTCGTGGCCCGCAAGCTGCAAACCCTGCTCGATGTCGGCCTGACCTATATCCGCCTCGGCCAGAATGCCACCACGCTCTCCGGCGGTGAGGCGCAGCGAGTGAAGTTGTCACGCGAGCTTTCCAAGCGCGATACCGGTCGCACCCTGTATATCCTCGATGAGCCGACCACCGGCCTGCACTTTCACGATATCCGTCAGTTGCTCGCCGTGCTGCATCGTCTTCGCGACCACGGCAACACCGTGGTCATCATCGAGCACAATCTGGACGTCATCAAAACGGCCGACTGGCTGCTCGACCTGGGACCTGAAGGGGGCGATAAGGGAGGTGAGATCCTGATCACGGGTACACCGGAAACCGTTGCCGCACACCAACCTTCATATACCGGACAATATTTAAGTCCATTACTCAAAAAACCTTAA
- a CDS encoding response regulator transcription factor — translation MRIALLEDDEHIAKLISLWIEEEGHHCTIFANGRQMLNALKADSYDLLLLDWMVPEIDGEGVLVWVRENLNWRIPIVFLTMRDNEEDIVKILDLGADDYITKPVRQKEMMARITALARRANVLDTEKSPGNELDYGPYTINLKNNTVTRNGNSIKLTQKEFELVLFLFRNLGRIVSRGHMLESVWGHSQDINTRTADTHISRIRNKLGLVPENGWRISAIYHHGYRLEQVEGDEAVH, via the coding sequence TTGCGCATCGCATTACTCGAAGATGATGAACATATCGCCAAGCTCATCAGTCTATGGATAGAAGAGGAAGGTCACCACTGCACGATTTTTGCCAATGGGCGACAAATGTTGAATGCCCTCAAGGCAGATTCTTATGACTTGCTCCTGCTCGACTGGATGGTCCCGGAAATCGATGGTGAGGGGGTACTGGTCTGGGTACGCGAGAACCTCAACTGGCGTATCCCCATAGTCTTTTTAACCATGCGTGACAACGAGGAGGACATCGTCAAGATCCTTGACCTCGGTGCCGACGATTACATCACCAAACCGGTTCGCCAGAAGGAGATGATGGCCCGCATCACGGCCCTGGCCCGTCGTGCCAACGTGCTCGACACGGAAAAGAGCCCGGGCAATGAACTCGACTACGGCCCGTATACCATCAACCTGAAAAACAATACCGTGACCCGCAATGGCAACTCTATCAAGCTGACCCAGAAGGAATTTGAGCTGGTGCTGTTCCTGTTCCGCAACCTCGGGCGTATCGTCTCACGCGGCCATATGCTGGAGAGTGTCTGGGGGCATAGCCAGGACATCAACACCCGCACGGCCGACACTCACATCAGCCGCATCCGCAACAAACTTGGGCTGGTACCCGAGAATGGCTGGCGCATCAGTGCCATCTATCACCACGGCTATCGCCTCGAACAGGTCGAGGGCGACGAGGCCGTACACTAA
- a CDS encoding helix-turn-helix domain-containing protein has translation MNNEKQKFSARLNEALDDAGVPQKGMGRQSTLVRMLGISHRVAKKWLEGEEFPPTSKMVKLATALQVRSNWLFSGQGEKRIEFEAGLDEAETAVQRHADALSQEAFEVASEWVRLPPSQRLAIRKVIKELTTSR, from the coding sequence ATGAACAATGAAAAGCAGAAATTTTCGGCACGCCTGAATGAGGCCCTTGATGATGCGGGGGTACCCCAGAAGGGCATGGGGCGTCAGTCGACCCTGGTGAGGATGTTGGGCATCAGCCACCGCGTGGCCAAGAAATGGCTCGAGGGTGAGGAGTTCCCGCCGACCTCGAAGATGGTCAAGTTGGCCACGGCATTACAGGTGCGTTCGAACTGGTTGTTTTCCGGTCAAGGTGAGAAGCGCATCGAGTTTGAGGCTGGTCTGGATGAGGCGGAGACGGCGGTGCAGCGTCATGCCGATGCCCTCAGCCAGGAGGCCTTTGAGGTGGCCTCGGAGTGGGTGCGGCTGCCGCCATCCCAGCGGCTGGCGATACGCAAAGTGATTAAGGAGCTGACGACCAGCCGTTAG
- a CDS encoding SAM hydrolase/SAM-dependent halogenase family protein, whose protein sequence is MIILCTDFGRCPYTGQMQAVLQQQASGVPVISLFDDLPSWDIRAAAYLLPAFVNEFPLDSVFVVVVDPGVGSEQRLPVIARLDGRWFVGPGNGVLHILARRASQARFWRIDWRPERLSASFHGRDLFAPVAARLALGEAPEGESIDEPRPVGLWPDDLAQILYIDHFGNAITGLRVSCVETSSRIQVGAQVLSRARTFADVGVGQAFWYENANGLVEIAVNCGRADRLPGIIPGGTVDIL, encoded by the coding sequence ATGATTATTCTCTGCACGGATTTTGGTCGCTGCCCCTATACGGGGCAGATGCAGGCGGTCTTGCAGCAGCAGGCGTCGGGGGTGCCGGTCATCAGTCTGTTCGATGACCTGCCGAGTTGGGATATCCGCGCCGCGGCCTATCTGCTGCCGGCCTTTGTCAATGAATTCCCCCTCGATAGTGTTTTTGTGGTGGTGGTTGACCCGGGCGTCGGCAGCGAACAGCGCCTGCCTGTCATCGCCCGCCTGGATGGCCGTTGGTTCGTCGGTCCCGGTAACGGTGTGTTGCATATCCTCGCCCGGCGCGCCAGTCAGGCGCGTTTCTGGCGCATTGACTGGCGCCCTGAGCGTCTTTCAGCCAGTTTCCATGGTCGTGACCTGTTTGCCCCCGTCGCCGCGCGTCTGGCCCTTGGTGAGGCGCCAGAGGGCGAATCTATCGATGAGCCGCGCCCCGTGGGGCTCTGGCCCGATGACCTTGCCCAGATCCTCTATATCGACCATTTTGGCAACGCGATCACGGGGCTGAGGGTCTCCTGCGTCGAGACCTCCTCACGTATCCAGGTTGGTGCGCAGGTGCTCAGTCGTGCGCGCACCTTCGCCGATGTCGGGGTCGGGCAGGCCTTCTGGTACGAGAATGCCAATGGCCTGGTCGAGATCGCGGTCAATTGCGGCCGTGCCGACCGTCTGCCGGGGATTATCCCGGGCGGCACGGTAGACATCCTCTAA
- the rplQ gene encoding 50S ribosomal protein L17: protein MRHRKSGRQLNRNSSHRKAMFRNMSASLFEHELIKTTLPKAKELRRVAEPLITLAKTDTVANRRLAFDRLRDRALVTKLFNELGPRYNERPGGYLRILKCGLRAGDKAQMAYVELVDRPAGGEDAEVVETAEA, encoded by the coding sequence GTGCGTCATCGTAAATCAGGTCGACAACTAAACCGTAACAGCAGCCACCGTAAGGCCATGTTTCGCAACATGTCTGCGTCACTGTTCGAACATGAACTGATCAAGACAACACTACCCAAGGCCAAAGAGCTGCGTCGTGTTGCTGAGCCCTTGATCACCCTGGCGAAGACAGACACTGTTGCCAACCGTCGTCTGGCCTTTGATCGCCTGCGTGACCGAGCTCTGGTTACCAAGCTGTTCAATGAACTGGGTCCACGCTATAACGAGCGTCCGGGTGGCTACCTGCGCATTCTCAAGTGTGGCTTGCGTGCCGGTGACAAGGCCCAGATGGCCTATGTCGAGCTGGTGGATCGCCCGGCGGGTGGTGAGGATGCCGAGGTGGTTGAGACCGCCGAGGCCTAA
- a CDS encoding DNA-directed RNA polymerase subunit alpha gives MQGSVSEFLKPRVVDVQVKNERHAKVVLEPLERGFGHTLGNALRRILLSSMPGCAVTEVEIDGVLHEYTSIEGVQEDVIDILLNLKNLAIVLGGRDEVTLSLSKKGPGIVTAADIELSHDVEITNPDLVIANLTKAGDLNMTMKVERGRGYQPAAQRATFEEEERPIGRLLLDASFSPVHRVNYTVDSARVEQRTDLDKLIIDIETDGTIDPEEAIRRAASIMQEQLSTFVDLKGKEEAEPEAKEDEIDPILLRPVDDLELTVRSANCLKAESIYYIGDLIQRTEVELLKTPNLGKKSLTEIKEVLAQRSLSLGMRLENWPPASLQDKEKQSA, from the coding sequence ATGCAAGGTTCAGTTTCGGAATTCCTGAAACCACGCGTTGTAGACGTACAGGTTAAAAACGAGCGTCATGCCAAGGTTGTCCTTGAGCCGCTGGAACGTGGCTTTGGTCATACACTGGGTAACGCACTGCGTCGTATTCTGCTGTCTTCGATGCCAGGCTGCGCGGTAACAGAAGTTGAAATTGATGGTGTATTACATGAATACACCTCGATCGAAGGTGTGCAGGAAGATGTTATCGATATCCTGCTTAACCTGAAAAACCTCGCTATTGTGCTGGGTGGTCGTGATGAAGTCACCTTGAGCCTGAGCAAGAAGGGCCCGGGTATCGTCACCGCGGCGGATATCGAGTTGTCGCATGACGTCGAGATCACTAACCCTGATCTGGTTATTGCCAACCTGACCAAGGCCGGTGACCTGAACATGACCATGAAGGTTGAGCGTGGTCGCGGCTACCAGCCGGCTGCACAGCGTGCGACATTCGAAGAAGAAGAGCGTCCTATCGGCCGCCTGCTTCTGGATGCCTCATTCAGTCCGGTTCACCGTGTTAACTACACCGTTGACAGTGCCCGTGTTGAGCAGCGCACCGACCTGGACAAGCTGATCATCGACATCGAGACCGATGGTACGATTGATCCGGAAGAGGCTATCCGTCGTGCCGCGAGCATTATGCAGGAACAGCTGTCTACTTTCGTTGACCTGAAGGGTAAGGAAGAGGCAGAACCGGAGGCCAAGGAAGATGAAATTGATCCTATCCTGCTGCGTCCGGTTGATGATCTTGAACTGACCGTTCGTTCAGCTAACTGTCTGAAGGCAGAGAGTATTTACTATATTGGTGATCTGATTCAGCGCACCGAGGTTGAGTTGCTCAAGACTCCTAACCTGGGCAAGAAGTCGCTGACTGAGATTAAGGAAGTGCTGGCACAGCGTAGTCTGTCGCTTGGCATGCGTCTGGAGAACTGGCCACCCGCCAGCCTGCAGGACAAAGAAAAGCAGTCTGCCTAA
- the rpsD gene encoding 30S ribosomal protein S4 encodes MARYIGPKCRLCRREGEKLFLKGEKCFTSKCAIETRPFPPGQHGQRRTRLSDYATQLREKQKLRRMYGILEKQFRMYYKEADRRKGSTGDNLLQLLESRLDNVVYRMGFGISRNEARQLIRHGAITVNDTRVTIPSYQLKASDKVAVSDKGKEQLRTKHAAKFSEQRTIPDWLDVDLSKLSGVFKSAPERSDLSAEINEHLVVELYSK; translated from the coding sequence TTGGCTAGATATATTGGTCCTAAATGTCGCTTGTGCCGTCGTGAGGGCGAGAAATTGTTCCTCAAGGGCGAGAAGTGCTTCACCAGCAAGTGCGCAATTGAAACCCGTCCTTTCCCTCCGGGGCAGCATGGTCAGCGTCGTACACGTCTGTCGGATTATGCTACGCAGCTGCGTGAAAAACAGAAGCTGCGTCGCATGTATGGCATTCTCGAAAAGCAGTTCCGTATGTACTACAAGGAAGCTGACCGTCGCAAGGGTTCAACCGGCGACAACTTGTTACAGCTGCTCGAGTCGCGTCTGGACAATGTAGTGTATCGCATGGGCTTTGGTATCTCCCGTAACGAGGCACGTCAGCTGATTCGTCACGGTGCCATTACTGTGAATGATACACGCGTGACTATTCCGTCATACCAGTTAAAGGCCAGTGACAAGGTTGCTGTTTCTGATAAGGGTAAGGAGCAACTGCGCACCAAGCATGCTGCCAAGTTCTCTGAACAGCGTACTATCCCGGACTGGCTGGATGTTGACCTGAGCAAGCTCAGTGGTGTCTTCAAGAGTGCACCTGAGCGCAGCGACCTGTCGGCAGAAATTAATGAACACCTTGTGGTCGAACTTTACTCGAAGTAA
- the rpsK gene encoding 30S ribosomal protein S11, whose protein sequence is MAKPASKAPRKKIKKNVVDGIAHIHASFNNTIITVTDRQGNALAWATAGGSGFRGSRKSTPFAAQVAAERVGKMVQDMGMKNMEVNVKGPGPGRESAVRAFNGQGFKITNITDVTPIPHNGCRPPKKRRV, encoded by the coding sequence ATGGCAAAGCCAGCTTCCAAGGCCCCTCGCAAGAAGATTAAGAAGAACGTCGTTGACGGGATTGCGCACATTCATGCGTCCTTCAACAACACTATTATCACGGTTACCGATCGTCAGGGTAACGCCCTGGCCTGGGCGACCGCCGGCGGTTCCGGTTTCCGCGGCTCACGTAAGAGCACCCCGTTTGCTGCACAGGTTGCTGCCGAACGTGTAGGCAAGATGGTGCAAGACATGGGCATGAAGAATATGGAAGTCAACGTCAAGGGTCCGGGTCCTGGTCGTGAGTCCGCTGTCCGCGCCTTTAACGGACAAGGCTTCAAGATTACCAACATTACTGATGTGACGCCGATCCCGCATAACGGTTGTCGTCCACCGAAAAAACGCCGCGTTTAA
- the rpsM gene encoding 30S ribosomal protein S13 yields the protein MARIAGINIPAQKHTVIALTSIYGIGNTRARNICSTAGVAPEIKVRDLTEDQVEALRTEVSKTAVEGDLRREVSMNIKRLMDLGCYRGLRHRRGLPLRGQRTKTNARTRKGPRKPIRR from the coding sequence ATGGCCCGAATAGCAGGAATTAACATTCCAGCGCAGAAGCACACGGTCATAGCGCTGACTTCGATTTACGGCATTGGTAACACCCGTGCACGTAATATCTGCAGCACTGCCGGTGTAGCGCCTGAGATCAAGGTCAGAGACCTGACCGAAGACCAGGTAGAAGCCCTGCGTACTGAAGTGAGCAAGACCGCCGTGGAAGGTGATTTGCGCCGCGAAGTGTCAATGAACATCAAGCGACTGATGGATCTGGGTTGCTACCGTGGTTTGCGTCATCGTCGTGGTCTGCCACTGCGTGGCCAGCGTACCAAGACCAACGCCCGTACACGTAAGGGTCCGCGTAAGCCGATCCGTCGATAA
- the rpmJ gene encoding 50S ribosomal protein L36 yields MKVRASVKKLCRNCRVIRRKGVVRVICKNARHKQRQG; encoded by the coding sequence ATGAAAGTGCGTGCCTCCGTTAAAAAGTTGTGCCGTAATTGCCGTGTTATTAGGCGTAAGGGTGTTGTGCGAGTTATTTGTAAGAACGCTCGCCATAAACAACGTCAGGGTTAG
- the secY gene encoding preprotein translocase subunit SecY, giving the protein MSASGSTMAAGLGGAGRLTEVRQRLFFLLGALLIFRIGTFIPVPGVDPTAMAALFDQQRDSILGMFNMFSGGALERMSLFALGIMPYISASIIMQLLTVVLPKLEQLKKEGEAGRRKITQYTRRGTVVLATFQAIGIAVALQNQTIAGGAVVPVPGTGFIFTAAVTLVTGTMFLMWLGEQVTERGIGNGISMIIFAGIAAGLPAAIGGTLELARTGQLPSALTLFLFVLAIAVIAFVVFVERGQRRITVNYAKRQQGRKMYGGTTSHLPLKLNMAGVIPPIFASSIILFPATLGSWFSQSEGMEWLADIAAKLGPGQPLYVAFYAAAIIFFCFFYTALVFNSKDTADNLKKSGAFIPGIRPGEQTAKYIDGVLSRLTMVGAIYITGVCLLPEFLILTWQVPFYFGGTSLLIIVVVVMDFMAQMQSHLMSHQYEGLLKKANLKGGGLR; this is encoded by the coding sequence ATGTCAGCTTCTGGTTCAACAATGGCCGCAGGTCTCGGTGGCGCCGGGCGCCTCACCGAGGTCAGACAACGTCTGTTTTTTCTGCTCGGCGCATTGCTGATCTTCCGCATCGGGACATTTATCCCCGTGCCCGGGGTAGACCCCACTGCAATGGCCGCGCTATTTGACCAGCAACGCGACAGCATCCTCGGCATGTTTAACATGTTTTCCGGTGGTGCACTGGAACGTATGTCGCTGTTTGCGCTCGGTATCATGCCATATATTTCGGCATCGATTATTATGCAGCTGCTGACGGTGGTATTGCCAAAGCTGGAACAGTTGAAGAAAGAAGGTGAAGCGGGTCGGCGCAAGATTACCCAGTACACGCGTCGCGGTACCGTAGTATTGGCGACTTTTCAGGCCATTGGTATTGCCGTTGCCCTGCAAAACCAGACGATTGCCGGTGGTGCAGTCGTACCTGTCCCGGGAACAGGTTTTATCTTCACCGCGGCTGTGACCCTGGTGACAGGTACCATGTTCCTGATGTGGCTGGGTGAGCAGGTGACGGAACGGGGTATCGGCAACGGTATCTCGATGATTATTTTTGCCGGCATTGCGGCCGGTCTACCCGCTGCGATTGGCGGCACACTGGAATTAGCGCGTACCGGGCAGCTGCCCTCTGCCCTGACCCTGTTCCTGTTTGTCCTCGCTATCGCCGTGATCGCCTTTGTGGTGTTTGTTGAACGGGGCCAACGTCGCATCACGGTGAATTATGCGAAGCGCCAGCAGGGCCGAAAGATGTACGGTGGCACGACCTCACACCTGCCACTGAAACTGAACATGGCCGGTGTGATCCCACCGATTTTTGCCTCGAGTATTATTTTGTTCCCGGCTACCCTGGGTAGCTGGTTCAGTCAGTCAGAGGGTATGGAATGGCTGGCGGATATTGCAGCCAAGCTTGGCCCGGGCCAGCCGCTGTATGTCGCCTTTTACGCGGCAGCGATTATATTTTTCTGCTTCTTCTACACGGCGCTGGTGTTCAATTCCAAGGACACGGCGGACAACCTGAAGAAGTCCGGGGCGTTTATTCCGGGTATACGTCCGGGTGAGCAGACAGCCAAGTATATTGATGGTGTGCTATCGCGACTGACGATGGTGGGTGCGATTTACATTACCGGCGTCTGTCTGTTGCCCGAATTTTTGATTTTGACCTGGCAGGTGCCATTTTATTTTGGTGGTACATCACTGCTGATTATTGTGGTTGTCGTGATGGATTTCATGGCACAAATGCAGTCTCACCTCATGTCACACCAGTATGAGGGGTTACTGAAAAAGGCCAACCTTAAGGGTGGCGGGTTGCGCTAA